The Deltaproteobacteria bacterium genome includes the window TTCCCCCGTCGATGTTCTGCTCGGCGTTCATCGGATCGCGAACGCCAAGGCTTCGGGCCGTCCCCGGCATCAATTGCATCAGCCCCATGGCGCCGGCCCGGGAGACCGCCTTCGGGTTAAACCCCGATTCCTGCTTGATCACCCCCGCCACCAGATTCGGATCGACATTGTATTTGCGCGCCGCCCTTTCGATGAGCGGGCTGTAGGTTTGCAGTTTGCGCGGGGCCTTTCCGGAAATCCCCGTCGCCGAAACCGATCCCTCGTAGGGATTTGTCCGGCCAAGGCCGTTCACGCCGATGAGCGAATCAGGCAATCGACCCGCCTCCGCCGTCGGCCCTTCCGGTTGTGTAAGAGGTCCGGGGCCCGAACCCCAGTCGAGCTTGTTGCCAATGACGCTGTTGGGGGCTTGGAATGAAGCCCTCGCCGAAAGGTCTTTGGCCTCCTGCTTGCTGTTTAAGATATCGGAGAATTCGCGGTTTTTGGAGACACCGGCCTCTGACCCAAGCGCCTTTCGGGAACCCATCCGGCTTGAATTGTTAACTCTCATACCAATCATTTTAACAGATTTGACCGCCCCCGACCAATGTTCAAATAGGGGGCTGATTTCCTCCCTAAGAGATTTATCGGCTGTTCACCCCCGAAAGGTGCGAAAAATTTGAAATATTTTAAGGGATTTGGCGGGTTTTTAAAATTTATCAAGTTATTTCATGTAGTTAAGTATTATATGCCTCCTTGCAATTCCCAAGGGTTCTGGATAACATCAGCTAAAAAACGATGTCCACCCTCCTTAACGTCTACCTCAATACGACCAAAGGGATCGATATTTTAAATGCCACGGTGGACGTGAAAAGGGCGTTTAAGGAGTCGCAGGTTTCAAACGGTCTTTTGACGGTCTATGTTCCGGGGGGAACGGCGGGGGTTGCTATTCTGGAAAACGACCCGGCCATCCAGAAGGAATATAAGAATCTCATTGCCTCCTTTGTCGGCAACCCGGCCGGGGCCCGGCCGGCGCGGCGTTCGGGAAGCGGCCACGCCGAGGCCCATTTGAGGGCCTCCTTTCTGGCCCGGTCGGTGATCATTCCGGTCAAGGATGGAAAGCTTCTTTTGGGGCCTTGGCAGGAGGTGATTGTTTTTGACTTTGACGATAAAATCGGTCGAAGAGAGGTCTGTATCCATGTAATGGGGGAGGGGGCGGAGAAGAAAACTTAAAGCTCAAAGTTCAAATGTCAAAAAAAACCGGGACAGCACAGGAAGGCAAAGTCATCCAGCTGAAGTTCGACGACAACAATCTGGCGCGGAATCTGTTTGGGCCGCAGGAGGCGCATTTAAAATCCATCAGAAACCGGCTGGGAGTGGATATCCATGTCCGTGGCGGCGAGGTGAGCATTCAGGGGGAACATGAGCGGACGCAGTTGGTCGAGAAAATCCTGACCCAGCTCTACAATATCCTCAAGAAAGGGCATCCGGTCCTGGGGAGCGACGTGGAACAGGCCATCCGTATTTTGAGCAACGACCGGCAGGCCAGGCTGGACGACATTTTTCTTGACTCCATTTTTATTCCCGCCCGCAAAAAAGTGATCGCCCCCCGCTCCGCGGGGCAGAAGCTCTACATCGAGGCGATGCGGGAATACGACATGATCTTCGGCGTTGGCCCGGCCGGCACCGGCAAGACCTACCTCGCCATGGCAATGGCGGTGACCTCGCTCCTGAAGGGAGAGGTCAAACGGATCATCCTCACCCGCCCCGCAATCGAGGCGGGGGAAAAGCTCGGTTTTTTGCCGGGCGATCTCGTCGAGAAGGTCAACCCTTATCTGCGTCCCCTCTACGACGCCCTAAACGACATGCTCGAGTTCGAGAAGACGCAAAAAATGATCGACCGCGGCGAGATTGAGGTGGCGCCGCTGGCCTTTATGCGCGGGCGGACGCTCAACGACGCCTTTGTCATCCTCGATGAGGCGCAAAACTGCACCGTCGAACAGACGCGGATGTTTTTGACGCGTATCGGGTTTCAGTCAAAAACGGTGATTACCGGCGACATCACTCAAATCGACCTCCCCCGCGACCGGAGATCAGGGTTGATCCACGCCATCGAAATCCTCAAAGACATCCCGGGGATTCGCATCCAGTACTTGACCGAAAAAGATGTGGTCCGGCATCCGCTGGTTTCGGAAATCATCCGCGCCTACGAACGAAATGAAGGGGGGGAAAACCGGTGACAATGAAAGAAAAAGCAGCCGCCTGGCTCACCGGAAACAAGGACCGGCGCGAGGCGGCTCTGAACGTCTGCCTTGTTCTGGTTTTGGGGTCGTCGGTCACCTTTCTGATGACCCTCTACCTCGACCGCATTCCCCAGCAGTTGACGGTCGGTTCCATTGCCGCCAAGGACATCAAGGCCGACCAGAACTACGAGATTGTCGACGAAAAATCGACGCAACAATTGCGGGAAGAGGCTTTGGCCAGCGTTCTTCCGGTCTATGACTTCGACCCGGCTATTGAATCGGAACTCGCTTCAAAAATCCATTCCGCTTTCGAGGGGGCCCGGAACTTTCTTGCAGAAAAGGGGTCTGTTGGAGGGCGTTCGTCCCTCCTGTCGGCCGAAGTAGAGGCAGAGTTGAAGCGCGGTTTTCAGGATA containing:
- a CDS encoding lytic transglycosylase domain-containing protein, producing MIGMRVNNSSRMGSRKALGSEAGVSKNREFSDILNSKQEAKDLSARASFQAPNSVIGNKLDWGSGPGPLTQPEGPTAEAGRLPDSLIGVNGLGRTNPYEGSVSATGISGKAPRKLQTYSPLIERAARKYNVDPNLVAGVIKQESGFNPKAVSRAGAMGLMQLMPGTARSLGVRDPMNAEQNIDGGTKYLRQMLDKFGGDVKLALAAYNAGPGAVEKYGNRVPPYRETQHYVKAVTGHAESIRVAGAFTRPKTGIA
- a CDS encoding YjbQ family protein encodes the protein MSTLLNVYLNTTKGIDILNATVDVKRAFKESQVSNGLLTVYVPGGTAGVAILENDPAIQKEYKNLIASFVGNPAGARPARRSGSGHAEAHLRASFLARSVIIPVKDGKLLLGPWQEVIVFDFDDKIGRREVCIHVMGEGAEKKT
- a CDS encoding PhoH family protein, coding for MSKKTGTAQEGKVIQLKFDDNNLARNLFGPQEAHLKSIRNRLGVDIHVRGGEVSIQGEHERTQLVEKILTQLYNILKKGHPVLGSDVEQAIRILSNDRQARLDDIFLDSIFIPARKKVIAPRSAGQKLYIEAMREYDMIFGVGPAGTGKTYLAMAMAVTSLLKGEVKRIILTRPAIEAGEKLGFLPGDLVEKVNPYLRPLYDALNDMLEFEKTQKMIDRGEIEVAPLAFMRGRTLNDAFVILDEAQNCTVEQTRMFLTRIGFQSKTVITGDITQIDLPRDRRSGLIHAIEILKDIPGIRIQYLTEKDVVRHPLVSEIIRAYERNEGGENR